The Clostridioides sp. ES-S-0010-02 genome window below encodes:
- a CDS encoding bifunctional enoyl-CoA hydratase/phosphate acetyltransferase, whose product MIKKLDDILEQLKGGEKIVLSVAAAHDKEVLMAIKDAVERNIITPILVGNEGKIREISKEIEFDLGGIKIIDKDDIKDCAEIAVKLVSSKEADFVMKGLLDTSVILKEVLNKDYGLRTDSLLSHVMVYELERYHKLLITTDGGMNIAPDYEQKAKILKNSIKAAKALGMETVKVACLAAKEKVNPKMQATVDADMLAKACQAGEFGDNVIVEGPLAFDLAVSKEASEIKGFKSEVSGDVDIMLVPTIEVGNGIGKAFTYMADSKSAGIIMGAKAPIVLVSRADSHESKLYSIAYGAIVAKSMK is encoded by the coding sequence TTGATAAAGAAATTAGATGATATTTTAGAGCAGCTTAAAGGAGGAGAAAAAATAGTACTTTCTGTAGCAGCAGCTCACGACAAAGAAGTTTTAATGGCTATAAAGGATGCTGTAGAAAGAAATATAATTACTCCTATATTGGTTGGAAATGAAGGAAAGATAAGAGAAATATCAAAAGAAATAGAATTTGATTTGGGTGGAATTAAAATTATTGACAAGGATGATATTAAAGACTGTGCTGAAATAGCAGTTAAATTAGTATCAAGTAAAGAAGCTGATTTTGTAATGAAAGGTTTATTAGATACATCCGTTATCTTGAAAGAAGTGTTAAATAAAGATTATGGTCTTAGAACTGATAGTTTATTAAGTCATGTTATGGTATATGAGTTAGAAAGATACCATAAGCTATTGATAACTACAGATGGAGGAATGAATATAGCTCCTGACTATGAACAAAAGGCAAAGATATTAAAAAATTCTATAAAAGCAGCAAAAGCTTTAGGTATGGAAACTGTAAAAGTTGCATGCTTAGCAGCTAAGGAAAAAGTAAATCCTAAAATGCAAGCTACTGTAGATGCAGATATGCTAGCAAAAGCTTGTCAAGCAGGAGAATTTGGAGATAATGTAATTGTAGAAGGTCCTTTAGCTTTTGACTTAGCAGTTTCAAAAGAAGCTAGTGAGATAAAAGGATTTAAAAGTGAAGTATCTGGAGATGTAGATATTATGTTGGTTCCAACAATAGAAGTTGGTAATGGCATAGGAAAAGCCTTTACATACATGGCAGATTCTAAATCAGCAGGTATAATTATGGGCGCAAAAGCTCCTATAGTTTTAGTATCAAGAGCTGATTCACATGAATCTAAATTGTACTCTATTGCGTATGGAGCTATTGTAGCTAAAAGTATGAAATAA